In Meleagris gallopavo isolate NT-WF06-2002-E0010 breed Aviagen turkey brand Nicholas breeding stock chromosome 3, Turkey_5.1, whole genome shotgun sequence, one DNA window encodes the following:
- the LOC100548434 gene encoding disks large-associated protein 1, with the protein MSRLGYFWDPITSATASTILLSSCITTYKKTPPPVPPRTTTKPFISITAQSSTESAQDAYMDGHGQRGDIISQSGLSNSTESLDSMKALTAAIEAANAQIHGPASQHVGNNTATVTTTTTIATVAVEDRKKDHFKKNRCLSIGIQVDGAEETAKPGENKATSKFQSIGVQVEEEKCFRRFTRSNSVTTAVQADLDFHENFEIIDPQEDSLCSGQISRQFSRDASTSTVSIQGSGNHYHACAVDDDFETDFDPSILPPPDPWIDSITEDPLEAVQRSVCPRDGHWFLKLLQAERDRMEGWCQQMEREERENNLPEDILGKIRTAVGSAQLLMAQKFYQFRELCEENLVRNFSDKYCCISLIN; encoded by the exons ATGAGCCGCTTAGGTTATTTCTGGGATCCCATCACCTCAGCAACAGCCTCCACTATTCTGT TGTCGTCCTGCATTACCACCTATAAGAAGACACCGCCTCCAGTCCCACCGAGAACTACCACCAAACCATTTATCTCTATCACAGCCCAGAGTAGCACAGAGTCTGCCCAAGATGCATATATGGATGGGCATGGACAGAGGGGAGATATCATCAGTCAGTCTGGACTTAGCAACTCCACAGAGAGTTTGGACAGTATGAAGGCACTAACAGCAGCTATTGAAGCTGCTAATGCACAGATCCATGGCCCAGCAAGTCAACACGTAGGGAACAACACTGCCACtgtcaccaccaccacaaccaTTGCCACCGTTGCAGTAGAAGATAGAAAGAAGGACCACTTCAAGAAGAACAGATGCTTATCTATCGGAATACAG gttgATGGTGCTGAAGAAACTGCCAAACCAGGTGAAAATAAAGCAACCAGTAAGTTCCAGTCCATAGGAGTGCAAGTTGAGGAGGAGAAGTG CTTTCGCAGGTTTACACGATCTAATAGTGTAACAACAGCTGTGCAAGCAGACCTGGATTTCCATGAGAACTTTGAAATAATCGACCCTCAAGAGGACAGTTTGTGTTCCGGACAAATATCGAGACAATTTTCACGAGATGCAAGCACCTCTACCGTTAGCATACAAGGGTCAGGAAACCATTACCATGCATGTGCAGTGGATGATGACTTTGAGACAGATTTTGACCCGTCTATTTTACCTCCTCCTGACCCCTGGATTGACTCTATCACTGAAGATCCCCTGGAAGCTGTTCAAAGGTCAGTGTGCCCACGAGATGGCCACTGGTTTCTGAAGCTACTGCAGGCGGAGAGAGACCGTATGGAGGGCTGGTGCCAACAGATGGAGAGAGAAGAACGGGAAAACAACTTACCTGAGGACA ttCTAGGAAAAATCCGAACTGCAGTGGGCAGTGCCCAGCTCCTAATGGCCCAGAAATTTTACCAGTTCAGAGAACTTTGTGAAGAAAACCTGGTACGTAACTTTTCTGATAAATACTGTTGCATTTCTCTTATTAACTGA